Proteins encoded by one window of Ulvibacter sp. MAR_2010_11:
- the lpxD gene encoding UDP-3-O-(3-hydroxymyristoyl)glucosamine N-acyltransferase, with amino-acid sequence MKFTATQIAGILQGEVEGNGDVEVSKLAKIEEGIEGSLTFLANPKYTHYIYSTQASITIVDKDFVVESAIATTLIRVENAYKAFSQLLEYYNQVKMNKTGIEQPVFVSETASYGEGIYIGAFAYIGENVKIGNNVKIYPNSYIGDNVVLGDNVVVFAGAKIYSESSIGNNCVIHSGVILGADGFGFTPNEKGEYTKVPQTGNVILEDNVDIGAGTTIDRATLGSTIIRKGVKLDNQIQIAHNVEIGENTVIAAQTGIAGSTKIGKNCMIGGQVGIVGHITIGDNVRIQAQSGIGRNVKDNETLQGSPALNYGDYNKSYVHFKNLPKIIERINSFEKNKNND; translated from the coding sequence AGAAGGTAGTCTTACTTTTTTAGCCAACCCTAAATACACACACTATATCTATTCTACTCAAGCGTCAATTACTATAGTCGATAAGGATTTTGTTGTTGAAAGTGCTATTGCTACTACATTAATTCGCGTAGAGAATGCCTACAAAGCATTTTCTCAACTCCTTGAATACTACAATCAGGTGAAAATGAACAAAACAGGTATCGAACAGCCGGTATTTGTTTCAGAAACTGCTTCGTATGGTGAAGGAATTTATATAGGTGCTTTTGCCTATATAGGTGAGAATGTGAAAATTGGCAATAATGTGAAAATTTATCCCAATTCCTATATAGGTGATAATGTAGTTTTAGGTGATAATGTTGTTGTTTTTGCCGGCGCAAAAATTTATTCTGAAAGCAGTATAGGGAACAATTGTGTTATCCACAGCGGAGTAATTCTAGGCGCAGACGGTTTTGGTTTTACACCCAATGAAAAAGGGGAATACACAAAAGTACCACAGACCGGCAACGTTATCTTAGAAGATAATGTAGATATTGGTGCAGGAACAACTATAGACCGCGCTACATTAGGTTCTACAATTATTCGAAAAGGCGTAAAGCTGGATAATCAAATTCAGATTGCACATAATGTAGAAATTGGCGAAAACACTGTAATTGCAGCCCAGACAGGAATTGCCGGTTCTACAAAAATTGGTAAAAACTGCATGATAGGCGGTCAGGTTGGAATAGTTGGTCACATTACGATTGGTGACAATGTTCGAATTCAAGCGCAAAGCGGAATTGGAAGGAATGTAAAAGATAACGAAACATTACAGGGTTCGCCTGCCCTAAATTACGGTGATTACAACAAAAGCTACGTTCACTTTAAAAATCTTCCCAAAATAATAGAGCGGATTAATTCTTTTGAAAAAAATAAAAACAATGACTAA
- a CDS encoding bifunctional UDP-3-O-[3-hydroxymyristoyl] N-acetylglucosamine deacetylase/3-hydroxyacyl-ACP dehydratase has translation MTNCMVKQRTIEKEVSLTGVGLHTGKEVTITFKPAPVNYGYAFVRIDLEGNPVIEADANYVVNTQRGTNLEKLGVKIQTSEHVLAALVGMEVDNCMMELNASEPPIMDGSSKFFVKAIQKAGIVEQDAAREEYIVKEVISYLDEESGSEITVIPSDEYQITTMVDFGTKVLGTQNASLKHLSEFKDEIADARTFSFLHEIEMLLEHGLIKGGDLNNAIVYVDKELSPKTMEKLREAFGKDKISVKPNGILDNLTLHYPNEAARHKLLDVVGDLALIGTRIRGKVIANKPGHYVNTQFAKKLSKLIKIESRNKIPHYDVSLPPVKDVIQIMEMLPHRPPFLLVDKILELSDSHVVGLKNVTMNEPFFVGHFPGAPVMPGVLIVEAMAQTGGILALSTVPDPENYLTFFMKINNVKFKQQVNPGDTLVFVLELITPIRRGIVHMQGNAYANNKLVTEAELMAQIVKTKNV, from the coding sequence ATGACTAATTGTATGGTAAAACAACGCACCATTGAAAAAGAAGTGTCTCTTACCGGTGTTGGATTGCATACGGGAAAAGAGGTGACCATTACGTTTAAACCCGCTCCCGTAAATTACGGCTATGCCTTTGTACGTATTGATCTAGAAGGCAATCCGGTGATTGAAGCCGACGCCAATTATGTGGTAAACACCCAACGCGGGACCAATCTAGAGAAGCTGGGAGTTAAAATTCAAACTTCAGAACATGTTCTGGCCGCTTTGGTAGGCATGGAAGTGGATAATTGCATGATGGAACTAAATGCTTCAGAGCCACCTATAATGGATGGTTCTTCCAAGTTTTTTGTGAAAGCCATACAAAAAGCCGGCATTGTGGAGCAAGATGCAGCTCGTGAAGAATATATTGTAAAGGAAGTTATTTCATATCTCGATGAAGAATCGGGGAGTGAGATTACTGTCATCCCTTCAGATGAATATCAAATTACTACCATGGTCGATTTTGGAACCAAAGTTCTGGGAACCCAAAATGCGTCGTTAAAGCATCTTTCCGAATTTAAAGACGAAATTGCCGATGCGCGGACCTTTAGTTTTTTGCATGAAATTGAAATGTTGCTGGAACACGGACTTATAAAAGGTGGCGATCTTAACAATGCAATTGTGTATGTCGACAAAGAATTGTCTCCAAAAACAATGGAAAAGCTTCGGGAGGCCTTCGGAAAGGATAAGATATCAGTGAAACCAAACGGAATCCTCGACAACCTTACACTGCATTACCCCAACGAAGCCGCAAGACACAAACTGCTGGATGTAGTAGGGGACTTGGCTCTAATTGGAACCCGAATCCGCGGAAAAGTTATCGCCAACAAACCCGGGCATTATGTGAACACACAATTTGCTAAGAAACTTTCGAAATTAATAAAAATTGAAAGTCGGAACAAAATTCCTCATTACGATGTCTCCTTACCACCCGTAAAAGATGTCATTCAAATTATGGAGATGCTGCCACACAGACCTCCATTTTTACTGGTAGATAAAATATTGGAATTGTCCGATTCTCACGTTGTGGGACTGAAAAATGTCACCATGAACGAGCCTTTTTTTGTTGGACATTTTCCGGGGGCACCGGTAATGCCGGGAGTACTTATCGTGGAAGCAATGGCACAAACAGGTGGAATATTGGCGCTAAGTACCGTTCCCGATCCCGAGAATTACCTCACCTTCTTTATGAAGATTAATAATGTGAAGTTTAAACAACAAGTAAATCCGGGAGATACTCTGGTATTTGTATTAGAATTAATCACTCCAATACGCCGTGGAATTGTGCATATGCAAGGAAACGCTTATGCAAACAATAAACTTGTAACAGAGGCCGAATTGATGGCGCAAATTGTAAAAACCAAAAACGTATAA
- the lpxA gene encoding acyl-ACP--UDP-N-acetylglucosamine O-acyltransferase: MNQPLAYVHPGAKIAKNVVIEPFTTIHNNVIIGEGTWIGSNVTIMEGARIGKNCNIFPGAVISAIPQDLKFQDEETTAEIGDNTTIREYVTVNRGTVDRGKTVIGKNCLIMAYCHIAHDCFVGDNCIFSNNSTLAGHITVGDYVILAGMTAVHQFCMIGNHAFVTGGSLVRKDVPPYVKAAREPLSYVGINSIGLRRRGFSPEKIREIQNIFRILYQKNYNNTQAAEIIEAEMEATPERDEILQFIKNSKRGIMKGYFSSN; the protein is encoded by the coding sequence ATGAATCAACCCTTAGCATACGTCCACCCGGGCGCGAAAATTGCAAAAAATGTAGTGATAGAGCCATTCACAACCATTCACAATAATGTTATTATTGGAGAAGGTACCTGGATCGGCTCCAACGTGACCATTATGGAAGGTGCCCGTATTGGGAAAAACTGTAATATATTTCCTGGAGCTGTTATATCGGCAATTCCACAGGATTTAAAATTTCAGGATGAAGAAACCACTGCCGAAATTGGCGATAATACAACCATCCGTGAGTATGTTACCGTAAATAGGGGTACAGTAGATCGCGGAAAAACCGTAATTGGGAAAAATTGCCTTATAATGGCCTACTGTCATATTGCACACGATTGTTTTGTAGGTGATAATTGTATTTTTTCTAACAATAGCACCTTGGCAGGACACATTACGGTTGGTGATTATGTTATTCTGGCCGGGATGACAGCAGTTCATCAATTTTGTATGATAGGAAACCACGCCTTTGTAACCGGAGGTTCTTTGGTGCGGAAAGATGTTCCACCTTATGTAAAAGCGGCGAGAGAGCCTTTATCGTATGTGGGAATTAATTCTATTGGCTTACGCCGAAGAGGTTTCAGTCCCGAAAAAATTAGAGAGATTCAGAATATTTTCAGAATACTCTATCAGAAAAATTACAACAATACCCAAGCGGCCGAAATCATTGAAGCCGAAATGGAGGCAACTCCCGAACGCGATGAGATTCTTCAGTTTATAAAAAATTCGAAGCGAGGTATAATGAAAGGTTATTTCAGTTCAAACTAA
- the efp gene encoding elongation factor P, whose amino-acid sequence MATSSDIRKGLCIKYNNDIYKIIEFLHVKPGKGPAFVRTKLKSVTNGKVIDNTFSAGHKIDDVRVETHKFQYLYNEGEMYHFMNTEDYSQIRLLKEALDVPELMKEGEIVTVIINTEDNAPLSVEMPAHVILEVVSTEPGVKGNTATNATKPAKVETGAEVNVPLFINEGDKIRIDTEKGQYQERIKD is encoded by the coding sequence ATGGCAACAAGCTCAGATATTAGAAAAGGATTGTGCATTAAATACAATAATGATATTTATAAAATAATTGAATTTCTACATGTAAAACCAGGAAAAGGACCGGCCTTTGTAAGAACAAAATTGAAAAGTGTGACAAACGGGAAGGTGATAGACAATACCTTTTCGGCCGGACATAAAATTGACGATGTTCGCGTGGAAACACACAAGTTTCAGTATTTGTACAATGAAGGAGAAATGTACCATTTTATGAACACCGAAGACTATTCTCAGATTCGGTTGCTCAAAGAGGCGCTGGATGTCCCCGAATTGATGAAGGAAGGTGAAATTGTAACCGTAATTATTAATACCGAAGACAACGCTCCGCTTTCGGTCGAAATGCCGGCTCATGTAATTCTGGAAGTGGTTTCAACCGAACCCGGTGTAAAGGGAAATACGGCTACCAATGCCACCAAACCTGCAAAAGTAGAAACAGGCGCGGAGGTGAATGTTCCGCTTTTTATCAACGAAGGGGATAAAATTAGAATCGATACCGAAAAAGGACAGTATCAGGAGCGAATAAAAGATTAA
- a CDS encoding class I SAM-dependent methyltransferase: MKKSIEEIVKTEAEYWNENKLDRRKIKKLRRHAFYYSYKREAKIINNIVATFEGKELLEIGSHSWMSWIKNKTTPKKITCINISEVELQKGAINSKSVPFEIDFHLMDANNLTFPDASFDIVYGGAILHHLDIEKSVNHIHRVLKPDGYILFTEPLNINPLYKIYRKFNPKERTPDEHALVSKDFKLIRDKFTFDHYFFDFFSVIFGFIALKIYGDKNYNNWINKFGYNLDVFFSKIPFLHFLFARVIIYGKKK, encoded by the coding sequence ATGAAAAAAAGCATTGAAGAAATTGTTAAAACCGAAGCCGAGTACTGGAACGAAAACAAGCTGGACCGACGGAAGATTAAAAAATTAAGAAGGCATGCTTTCTATTATTCCTACAAACGGGAAGCGAAAATTATTAACAACATTGTTGCAACCTTTGAGGGAAAAGAATTGTTGGAAATTGGTTCACACTCATGGATGAGTTGGATTAAAAACAAAACTACTCCCAAGAAGATTACCTGTATTAATATTTCGGAGGTGGAATTGCAAAAAGGGGCTATAAACTCAAAATCGGTCCCCTTCGAAATCGATTTCCACTTGATGGATGCGAACAATCTTACGTTTCCCGACGCTTCATTCGACATAGTGTACGGCGGTGCTATATTGCACCATTTGGATATTGAAAAGTCTGTTAATCATATTCATAGGGTGTTAAAACCTGATGGATATATTCTATTTACGGAGCCTTTAAATATCAACCCTCTCTACAAAATCTACCGAAAATTTAATCCGAAGGAGCGCACCCCGGATGAACATGCATTGGTTTCAAAAGATTTTAAGCTCATCAGGGATAAATTTACATTCGACCACTATTTCTTCGATTTTTTTAGTGTTATCTTTGGCTTTATCGCCTTAAAAATTTACGGAGATAAAAACTATAATAACTGGATTAATAAATTTGGTTATAATTTGGATGTGTTTTTTTCCAAGATACCATTCTTGCATTTTTTGTTTGCCAGAGTGATTATATATGGAAAAAAAAAGTAG
- a CDS encoding UDP-3-O-(3-hydroxymyristoyl)glucosamine N-acyltransferase, with product MKFPKPQTLEGIASIIHSDYVGAADFPVLGMNEIHVVQPGDIVFVDHPKYYDKALQSMATVVLIDKKVDCPRGKALLVSDDPFRDFNKLTRHFRPFQPAFAIISESAVIGENTIIQPNAFIGNNVRIGSNCVIHSNVCVYDNTIIGNNVTIHAGTVLGADAFYYKNRPDKFDKLLSAGNVVIFDNVDIGALCTIDKGVTASTIIGEGTKLDNQVHVGHDTVIGSRCLIASQVGIAGCVLIEDFVTIWGQVGITSGITIGEKAIISAQSGVSKSLPGHKSYFGTPADEFRKKYKELASIRLIPDIIDKLDKIQ from the coding sequence ATGAAATTTCCGAAACCACAAACACTGGAGGGTATTGCATCTATCATACATAGTGACTATGTAGGAGCTGCCGATTTTCCTGTTTTAGGCATGAACGAAATACATGTTGTGCAACCGGGAGATATCGTTTTTGTAGATCACCCCAAGTACTATGATAAAGCCTTGCAATCTATGGCGACGGTTGTTTTAATCGACAAGAAAGTAGATTGCCCTCGGGGAAAAGCACTTTTAGTTTCCGACGACCCATTTAGAGACTTTAATAAGTTAACACGTCATTTTAGACCTTTTCAACCTGCCTTTGCTATTATTTCAGAATCTGCAGTTATAGGAGAAAATACCATTATCCAACCCAATGCTTTTATTGGCAATAATGTGAGAATAGGATCTAATTGTGTGATTCATTCCAATGTTTGTGTGTACGATAATACTATTATTGGAAACAATGTAACAATACACGCCGGAACCGTTTTAGGGGCCGATGCCTTTTATTATAAAAACCGCCCCGACAAATTCGATAAGTTATTGAGTGCCGGAAATGTTGTTATTTTCGACAACGTAGATATTGGCGCGCTTTGCACTATCGACAAAGGCGTTACGGCTTCTACCATTATTGGTGAGGGCACTAAATTAGACAATCAAGTACATGTAGGCCATGATACCGTGATTGGTAGTCGCTGTTTAATTGCCTCTCAGGTAGGGATTGCCGGATGTGTGCTAATTGAAGACTTTGTCACTATTTGGGGGCAAGTTGGAATTACCAGCGGAATTACCATTGGTGAAAAGGCCATCATTTCGGCACAAAGCGGCGTGAGTAAATCGTTACCGGGGCATAAATCGTATTTTGGCACACCCGCAGATGAATTCAGAAAGAAATACAAAGAACTGGCTTCCATACGCCTGATTCCCGATATAATAGATAAATTGGATAAAATACAATGA
- a CDS encoding nuclear transport factor 2 family protein, with amino-acid sequence MSKNAKETVRNFYRSDILKDASVLQQYIHPELVLIWNSKDGLTIMNFDDIVSFFAEIRRTYHDLRIEVSHLLADDNHVTIRYKYYVRTIENPDEEMGIAHFIAIWEVKDDKMYRGYQVSQPVTDKDDTAESYHRVKV; translated from the coding sequence ATGAGCAAAAACGCAAAGGAGACGGTACGCAATTTCTACCGTTCCGATATATTGAAAGATGCTTCTGTTCTTCAACAATACATACACCCCGAATTGGTGTTAATTTGGAACAGTAAGGACGGCCTTACCATCATGAATTTCGATGATATAGTTAGTTTTTTTGCTGAAATAAGACGCACTTACCACGATCTTCGAATTGAAGTGAGTCACTTGCTCGCAGACGATAACCACGTTACCATTCGCTATAAATATTATGTTCGTACCATCGAAAATCCCGATGAAGAAATGGGAATTGCCCATTTTATTGCTATTTGGGAGGTAAAAGATGATAAAATGTACCGAGGATATCAGGTAAGTCAGCCGGTTACCGACAAAGACGACACCGCCGAATCGTATCACAGGGTTAAAGTATAA
- the sucD gene encoding succinate--CoA ligase subunit alpha, with protein sequence MSVLVNKDSKIIVQGFTGSEGTFHAEQMIEYGTNVVGGVTPGKGGQTHLDRPVFNTVEEAVAKTGANTSIIFVPPAFAADAIMEAANAGIKVIITITEGIPVADMIKASDYLKDKDCRLIGPNCPGVITPGEAKVGIMPGFVFKKGRIGIVSKSGTLTYEAADQVVKQGLGITTAIGIGGDPIIGTTTKEAVELLINDEETEAVVMIGEIGGQLEADAAYWYKNSGSKKPIVGFIAGETAPAGRTMGHAGAIVGGSDDTAQAKKKIMRECGIHVVESPAEIGKKVAEVLG encoded by the coding sequence ATGAGTGTTTTAGTTAATAAGGATTCAAAAATAATTGTACAAGGATTTACAGGTAGTGAAGGAACTTTTCACGCCGAACAAATGATTGAGTACGGGACTAATGTGGTTGGTGGAGTTACTCCGGGTAAAGGCGGACAAACCCACCTGGACAGGCCTGTTTTTAATACAGTAGAAGAGGCGGTTGCTAAAACAGGTGCCAATACATCAATAATCTTTGTCCCGCCTGCATTTGCTGCCGATGCCATTATGGAAGCTGCCAATGCCGGAATTAAAGTAATTATAACCATTACAGAAGGAATCCCTGTTGCCGATATGATTAAAGCATCAGATTATCTAAAAGATAAAGATTGCAGATTAATTGGTCCTAACTGCCCGGGTGTGATTACTCCCGGAGAAGCTAAGGTGGGTATTATGCCCGGATTTGTGTTTAAAAAAGGACGTATTGGGATTGTTTCCAAATCGGGGACGCTTACCTATGAGGCTGCAGATCAGGTAGTAAAACAAGGATTGGGAATTACAACAGCTATTGGTATTGGGGGTGATCCTATTATTGGAACTACCACCAAAGAGGCCGTAGAATTGTTGATAAACGACGAAGAAACTGAGGCAGTAGTGATGATTGGTGAAATTGGCGGCCAACTGGAAGCCGATGCCGCTTACTGGTACAAGAACAGCGGAAGCAAGAAGCCAATTGTTGGTTTTATTGCAGGTGAAACTGCTCCGGCCGGTCGTACTATGGGCCACGCAGGTGCTATTGTTGGTGGAAGTGACGATACGGCGCAAGCCAAGAAGAAAATTATGAGAGAATGCGGAATTCACGTGGTGGAATCTCCTGCTGAAATAGGAAAAAAAGTAGCCGAGGTTTTGGGCTAA
- the fabG gene encoding 3-oxoacyl-[acyl-carrier-protein] reductase, giving the protein MKLLEGKTAIITGGSRGIGKGIVEVFAKHGANVAFTYSSSSEAANALAEDVSKEGVKAKAYQSDAANYEQSQDLAAKVLEDFGSIDILVNNAGITKDNLLMRISEEDFDKVIEVNLKSVFNMTKAVQRAMLKQRKGSIINMSSVVGVKGNAGQTNYAASKAGILGFTKSVALELGSRDIRCNAIAPGFIETEMTGKLDAATVQSWRDAIPLKRGGSPEDIANACVFLASDLSAYITGQTLNVDGGMLT; this is encoded by the coding sequence ATGAAATTATTAGAAGGAAAAACAGCAATTATTACCGGTGGTAGTCGTGGTATTGGAAAAGGAATTGTAGAGGTTTTTGCAAAGCATGGTGCCAACGTCGCATTTACCTATAGTTCTTCATCTGAAGCCGCCAATGCTTTGGCGGAAGATGTTTCAAAAGAAGGAGTGAAGGCAAAAGCCTATCAAAGTGACGCTGCCAACTATGAACAATCACAAGATCTGGCTGCCAAAGTGCTGGAAGACTTTGGGAGTATCGACATTTTGGTAAATAATGCCGGAATTACAAAGGATAACCTTTTAATGCGTATTTCGGAAGAGGATTTCGACAAAGTAATTGAAGTCAATCTTAAATCGGTGTTTAACATGACCAAGGCAGTGCAACGTGCCATGTTAAAGCAACGCAAAGGATCTATCATCAATATGAGTTCGGTAGTGGGTGTAAAAGGAAATGCCGGACAAACCAACTATGCTGCTTCAAAGGCAGGAATTCTCGGTTTTACAAAGTCGGTTGCTTTAGAGCTGGGTTCCCGCGATATTCGTTGTAATGCTATAGCGCCCGGATTTATAGAAACTGAAATGACCGGCAAACTCGATGCTGCCACGGTACAATCATGGAGAGATGCCATTCCGTTGAAACGAGGAGGATCTCCCGAAGATATTGCTAACGCATGCGTCTTTTTGGCAAGTGACCTTTCTGCTTATATCACAGGTCAAACCTTAAACGTAGACGGAGGTATGCTAACTTAA
- a CDS encoding prohibitin family protein, which produces MEKLPKIGIPVIIILIILIILIAKSAVTIGSGEAGVLYRTFDDGVVIDEPPLGEGFHIVAPWNKVIVYEVRQQELFEKLKVLSSNGLEIQIDASAWFLPIYNELGKLHQNLGEGYLQRVIQPAIRSAARSVVGRYTPEQLYSSKRDVIQEEIFEETKKILDNQHVLLKEILVRDVTLPTTIKDAIERKLKQEQESLEYEFRLVTAAKEAEKVIIEAQGKADANRILSASLTDKILQDKGIEATLELAKSPNTKVVVVGSSKDGLPLILGNN; this is translated from the coding sequence ATGGAAAAATTACCTAAAATCGGGATACCCGTAATTATTATACTTATTATCCTCATCATTTTGATAGCCAAATCGGCTGTCACCATTGGCTCCGGTGAAGCCGGCGTGCTCTATAGAACATTCGATGATGGTGTTGTGATCGATGAACCGCCATTAGGTGAAGGATTTCATATTGTAGCGCCCTGGAACAAGGTGATTGTCTATGAAGTGAGACAGCAGGAATTATTTGAAAAATTGAAAGTGCTTTCATCCAATGGTTTGGAAATACAGATTGATGCTTCTGCATGGTTTTTGCCAATTTATAACGAACTAGGAAAGTTGCACCAAAATTTGGGAGAAGGTTACTTACAACGGGTAATTCAACCGGCTATTCGCAGTGCGGCGAGAAGTGTAGTAGGACGTTATACTCCGGAACAGCTGTACAGCAGTAAGCGAGATGTGATTCAGGAAGAAATTTTTGAAGAAACCAAAAAAATTCTTGATAATCAGCATGTATTACTCAAGGAAATCCTTGTACGCGACGTTACATTACCAACTACGATAAAGGATGCAATTGAGCGTAAGTTAAAGCAAGAACAGGAATCTTTGGAATATGAATTCAGACTGGTAACAGCCGCAAAGGAAGCCGAAAAAGTAATCATTGAAGCTCAGGGAAAAGCAGACGCTAATCGAATTTTGAGTGCTTCATTAACCGATAAGATACTTCAGGACAAAGGAATTGAAGCAACACTGGAATTGGCAAAATCCCCCAATACTAAAGTGGTGGTTGTAGGATCGAGCAAAGACGGTTTACCCTTGATATTAGGGAATAATTAA
- a CDS encoding sodium:solute symporter family protein, whose translation MKLATLDWVLILAFFAVFLIIGIIVAKRSGKDTQEFFLSGRNMPWWLLGISMVATTFSADTPNLVTDIVRQHGVSGNWVWWTFLITGMLTVFVYAKLWRRSKVLTDLQFYELRYSGKEAAFLRGFRAIYLGVFFNVMIMASVCLAAIKIGGIMFGLAPWECVLYASIVTVIYSSIGGLRGVIFTDFLQFIVAMVGSVWAAYYIVNMPEIGGLQNLLAHENVSDKLNFLPDFNDSKSLLVLLIIPIAVQWWSVWYPGAEPGGGGYIAQRMLSAKDEKNAIGATLLFNVAHYALRPWPWIIIALASLVLYPQLADIGNEFPNAVLGHDLGYSAMLTNLPAGLLGLVVASLIAAFMSTISTHLNWGSSYISLDFYKRFVKPEASEKELVAVGRFSTVILMVFAALLALALSSALSTFAILLQIGAGTGLIFILRWFWWRVNAYSEITGMIVSFVMALFFEFTDFGLEDYEKLIYGVAITTICWIGVTLLTRPTDTSTLSSFYNAVTPYGNGWKPFKKIASENNIELKKTHDVFTIDLASMLLGIVFVYSSLFATGYIIYGNTLGAVVLIGIAVISAFFIFKFWKRK comes from the coding sequence ATGAAATTAGCCACGCTCGACTGGGTTTTAATCCTTGCCTTTTTTGCCGTTTTTCTCATTATAGGAATTATTGTCGCCAAGCGCTCCGGTAAGGACACACAAGAATTTTTCCTTTCCGGTAGAAATATGCCCTGGTGGTTATTGGGAATTTCGATGGTTGCTACCACTTTTTCAGCAGACACTCCTAATCTTGTGACCGATATTGTGCGTCAGCATGGGGTTTCCGGGAACTGGGTTTGGTGGACTTTCTTGATTACAGGCATGCTCACTGTTTTTGTGTATGCTAAATTATGGCGACGTTCAAAGGTGCTAACCGACCTACAATTTTATGAACTGAGATATAGTGGTAAAGAGGCTGCCTTTCTTAGAGGTTTTAGAGCCATTTACCTGGGCGTTTTTTTCAACGTAATGATTATGGCCTCGGTCTGTTTGGCCGCTATTAAAATAGGAGGAATCATGTTTGGGCTCGCTCCGTGGGAATGTGTATTGTATGCTTCTATTGTTACGGTTATTTATAGCTCAATTGGAGGATTACGAGGTGTAATTTTTACCGACTTCCTACAATTTATAGTAGCAATGGTAGGATCGGTTTGGGCCGCATATTACATTGTGAACATGCCCGAAATTGGGGGATTACAAAATTTACTGGCACATGAAAATGTTTCAGACAAGCTCAATTTTCTACCGGATTTTAACGATTCGAAATCGTTGTTGGTATTATTAATTATACCTATTGCCGTTCAATGGTGGAGTGTTTGGTATCCGGGAGCCGAACCCGGTGGCGGCGGCTATATCGCACAACGAATGCTTTCAGCCAAAGATGAAAAAAATGCGATAGGTGCTACACTGCTTTTTAACGTTGCACATTATGCATTACGTCCCTGGCCTTGGATTATTATCGCTTTGGCTTCGCTGGTTTTGTATCCCCAGCTTGCCGATATTGGGAATGAGTTCCCAAATGCCGTTTTAGGGCACGATTTAGGGTATTCTGCCATGCTAACCAATCTTCCGGCGGGATTATTAGGTTTGGTCGTAGCCTCGCTTATAGCTGCCTTTATGAGTACCATTTCTACACATCTTAACTGGGGATCGTCGTATATCTCCCTCGACTTCTACAAACGCTTTGTAAAACCGGAAGCTTCCGAAAAAGAATTGGTCGCGGTTGGTAGATTTTCTACCGTTATACTAATGGTTTTTGCGGCCTTACTAGCTCTGGCACTTAGCAGTGCTTTAAGTACATTTGCGATTCTGCTACAGATTGGCGCGGGAACGGGACTCATTTTTATACTGCGCTGGTTTTGGTGGCGTGTGAATGCGTATAGTGAAATTACAGGAATGATTGTGTCTTTTGTAATGGCGTTGTTTTTTGAATTTACAGATTTTGGACTGGAAGATTATGAAAAATTAATCTATGGAGTTGCTATCACCACAATTTGCTGGATTGGTGTGACCTTACTAACTCGTCCAACCGATACCTCTACCCTCTCAAGCTTTTATAACGCTGTGACGCCCTATGGAAATGGCTGGAAACCTTTTAAGAAAATCGCTTCAGAAAACAATATTGAACTCAAAAAAACACACGATGTCTTTACCATCGATTTGGCATCCATGCTTTTAGGAATTGTATTCGTATATTCATCGTTGTTTGCAACCGGCTATATTATTTACGGAAATACTCTTGGCGCAGTCGTATTGATTGGAATTGCAGTAATTTCTGCATTTTTTATATTCAAATTCTGGAAAAGAAAATAA